DNA from uncultured Cohaesibacter sp.:
GATGCGTGCGCCGACCCCGTCGCCTTGCGGCAGCGGCTGCAATGGCAGAGGAAAAATCCCTGAAATGAGCCCTCGATCCGGAATGTGACACCGCCACATAGACAGCTTCCCTCATGTGTCTCGGTCATGCTCTATGTCCTCGCTTGCTGCAAAGTGGTCATGAAATGAAAAAGGCCTCTTGCGAGGCCTTTGGCTGTGCGTTGAACCGGGTCAGTTCAGCTCTTCAAATCCGGCCTTGAAGCCGGTCAGCGCGATGGGAATGCCGATGCCTTCCTCTGGCGTCTGGAAAACGATGAAGGTGGCCGTGCTGCCATTGCTCATCAAGTCGACGAGCTTGTCGTCCATGATCACCTCGGCGATGCAGCCCTGCGGCAGACAGCGCACGAACCCGGCCCGTCCCACATCCGTATCATCGACCTTGAGGCCGAGACCATGGGGCAGCAGAACGCCAAGCGGGGTCAACACACGCAGAATGCGGGCAGACTTGTCGGCGGTGCGCAGGACGATCACGGTCAGCCCCACATTGTCACGATCCGCAGCGGTTACATACTGCATCAGGGCGCATTGCTCGGACGGAGCGCCGGGAGGGGTGTCGCAGCGGATTTCCCATTCGCCATGCACGGAGCGAACCGCGCCCTGAGCGTTGGCCGGACCTGCGCCGAGGCCAAGGGTCAGGCCGATAGTGGCCAGAATAAATGTCATTGCCAACACGGCCGAACTGGCCGCATTGCGGGGAAGGCGTTCTTGCGCGCGCGCTTCTTTCATCGGGATCGTCACCATGAATTTGTGCTCGAAAAGAGGCTTGGGACTGACAGTCCTATCCTATTTGCCTGATTCGTCCTTCAAATGTCGCATATTTGAATGCCCTGTCAGCACTAACCGCAAATTGTGGCAATAAAACATTGGGGATAATGCAAATTTTTCCCACCTATTACGGGGAAATGCAGATAGGAAAAATTAAGATATATAACTCTTTTTCTGTAAAGAGAGGCAAATTGTCGCACTAATTTCCTAATTTCGGAGGTTGCGACAGACCGTCGCATATGCGTGAATAGAAATGGTTTGATCTGGATCAAAACTTCTCGCGCAGCGCGAGTCCGCTTGAAGGCACTGGAGGGTGTCTGGGCTCAAAGTACAGAAAGTGTCGAGAAATCGACATGGTTCGGACCGGATAGATGTCTTCGTCTCAAATGAGAGACGGCAGACTGTCCGGTCCCGACCATGTTTGGCAATGGATGGAGTGTTGGGCTTCATGCTTGTCAACAAAGACAGCAAAGCAAGCATGTGCAGCGGGCCTTGGCAAAAAGGTGGTCTGCAATGCGCGCTCGAAAGGGAGGATCAAGAAGGTGTTGATCAGCAAATCTCTGAACTGGGCCACCGGACAGGGTTTGGCCACCTGTGGCAAGGGGCTCCTCGCCCTCGTTGCCGCATTGACGATGTCGTTGTCGTCGATTGGTGTTGCCAACGCTCTACCGACCGACTGGGGTACCGGATTTCAGGAGTCGGTGACCACGGTGATGGATGATATCCATTGGTTTGGCAGTTTCACCTTCTGGATTATCGGCATCATTGTTCTGTTCGTTGCGGCTCTTCTGGGGATTGTCATCCTGAAGTTCAACGAAAAGGCCAATCCGACGCCGTCCAAGACCTCGCACAACACGATGATCGAGATCGTCTGGACAATTGTGCCGATCCTTATTCTGCTCGTTCTTGCCGTCCCGTCCTTCCGCCTGCTCTACAAGCAGATGGAAATCCCCGAGGCTGATATCACCATCAAGGTGACCGGCTA
Protein-coding regions in this window:
- a CDS encoding invasion associated locus B family protein — encoded protein: MTFILATIGLTLGLGAGPANAQGAVRSVHGEWEIRCDTPPGAPSEQCALMQYVTAADRDNVGLTVIVLRTADKSARILRVLTPLGVLLPHGLGLKVDDTDVGRAGFVRCLPQGCIAEVIMDDKLVDLMSNGSTATFIVFQTPEEGIGIPIALTGFKAGFEELN